In one window of Miscanthus floridulus cultivar M001 chromosome 12, ASM1932011v1, whole genome shotgun sequence DNA:
- the LOC136496899 gene encoding uncharacterized protein — protein sequence MYDGVGDTCKDKFTATSLQENQLQVQLPYLASNPIAATTSRPLMNQWQDEFGLMYNFQIDEGTSTQTTNTKGNTSTARGSSNNERTEMGQCSANLFQWHSSSQESLTGLLMEQIRNSQEEMYLLSQEMQGSYTSMLLGTQLFQENLQGQTQISDCCTGDDYVLSRKQTGKQMALGNMNNSPERNKDFNNSTTEFEDYQLRDWDEEYLSEPEEEQWQNGIFRNMEIQEI from the exons ATGTACGATGGAGTGGGGGATACATGTAAGGACAAGTTTACAGCGACATCACTGCAAGAAAACCAACTGCAG GTACAATTGCCATACCTTGCAAGCAATCCAATTGCAGCAACAACTTCAAGGCCTCTGATGAACCAATGGCAGGACGAGTTCGGGCTGATGTACAACTTCCAG ATTGATGAAGGGACATCAACACAAACAACAAATACAAAAGGAAATACTTCTACTGCTAGGGGAAGTTCAAACAATGAAAGAACAGAAATGGGACAATGCAGTGCAAACCTGTTTCAATGGCATAGCAGCAGCCAG GAGAGCTTGACAGGGCTGCTAATGGAGCAAATCAGAAACTCCCAAGAAGAAATGTACTTG TTATCTCAAGAAATGCAGGGGTCGTATACAAGTATGCTGCTTGGTACACAGCTTTTTCag GAAAATCTACAAGGACAGACACAAATTTCAGACTGTTGCACAGGGGATGACTATGTCTTATCTAGAAAGCAAACAGGGAAACAG ATGGCTCTCGGCAACATGAACAACAGCCCTGAGAGAAACAAAGATTTCAATAACTCAACTACAGAATTTGAG GACTACCAACTCAGGGACTGGGATGAAGAATACTTATCAGAGCctgaagaagaacaatggcaGAATGGCATCTTCAGAAACATGGAAATTCAAGAGATATGA